TAACGAATCAttagaaataatataaaacgcTGTAAACGATAAGGAAATTATAGCACAAActtgtatgaataaaaaaagcaCGATGACATGTAGTTCAATTTAATAAGAATGGTAACCTTTAATGTAAGTTAACACTTTAATGTCAGCATGAATATTCTCATAACATACTGACCCTCTTATGAATATAATCCTTTGCTCTACAAGGTCCTTGAAAACCTCTTGGGTGAATTTCGATTGAATTGCAGCAGGCAACAGAAAAATTTATCGGAGACGGCTGCATCATAGTGTGGAGTGGCTCACCCCATCTCTCATCAAAAGAATGCGACAACTCAAAATCTGTGTATCCATATAAGCCACAACAGTTGAACTGGAACGGCAAAAAATCGTAATTTTTCAGTCGTACTATGCAATTCTGATCACTATATATCAATGTTCATTTAAATcatcacaaatatttgattttttctgctgtgtttatatttgaaaaactgatttcatcatttcaaacaatttttagTCACGTACGAAAGACTGAATGACAAACAACTTTCAAAAGTGTTTACCTATAATCAAGAAGGATGTTAACctggatgtaacgaacaattttcTGTCGTACAATGCCTTAATAATCAGGAATACGGTAGATGCTTTCAATTGCTCCGTTTATTGTTAGTGTTTGTATGGACTTCTCCTTTTTGAATTTGCCTTTGAGCTCCATACTTTTGTTatactttataaatttatatttctacTAGAACATACCCTTGATATtacgggtccgtgactgaattaaagtatataattatgcgcaagccttattttagtattagtattgtcatctgataaagtcatgccgattataagatacacagttttttccctgctttcaaatctttctgtttgaacccgtagaactggaacttatcaattattggtaatattaattatttggaaaacaaaaagtCCTGGAATGGAggattttttaatcaacagcattgtcctataaagttgaattctttgattcgctgttttacgtcatgccctcTAACAAACTGaagtgtatatagcatatttatcctgaatacaccgtttggtggtgcgcctggcagatgcggaacgtacagataaggtaataggtaacaggtgaatatactattggtatcggtatcggactcgacccggaatttcttaattattggcaatattaattacgtggaaaacaaaagggcctggagtggtgtaatttttaatttacacctttgtactatattagttatatataaagttgaattctgtgattcgtcgtttttacgtgatgacggctgacaaattggacctcgtaattttagtattatagatatgtaTTATTTGCAATTTGAATGTATCGATGAAATTACTTTCGGTGTTTAGTGAATGAATAAAactgttacttttttttaagaaagactTAATTGCATTGCATTTCATATGACTAGTTTTAAATGCTCTCGTGATAAGATATGAACCTTACATCTCTCCATGCAGTGATATTAAAAACTTAAGGtaggtaattttaatttttttatcgcATGACAATGATTTACATTGATTCTACAAATTGAAACGAATGAAAGATAATTAAAGCAAGGAATAACAGGGTGGAACAAAAGAAGTCTTAACTACAGCTGCAAAATTTGTCATTGTATATTATGCTTAATTTGACtaattttatcatattattaCAATAAAAGGTTGATCTATTATGAAACATACAGGTGTTTAACATAGtgataatttaattaattaacaTCACATCAATATTGAGATCTTTCCGACATAACTGTAcagttttgtttcatttttaccTGTTGCATGACAAGGTTCCATCCTACGGAATCTTGGTACTGAAATCCTCGATAAGATTCATCTAAACTTTTAAAGAAGTGCAGATATATAAGTTTGTTTGCCTGAAAGTAAAGTAAGTTTCTAGACCATTGAATATAGATGAAAGGAAATGAAaagataattgataaaatataaattgtatgaTTTGTTAGGTTATCATTCAAATGTTGCCGAAAACGGCAAAAAATTGAAGTACTATAAGGGCGTATCAAatcgttttaattgtttatcgtaaaataaaaatgataaattgtaCTTAATCAGAACTATTTGATTAGATGACACTGTAATTTTCAAtctaattttgcaattttatatgattatattaCATATGGTGTAGCCTtctaatctttcaatcagtttacttgaggtctggagctggcatgtcagttaactgctagtagtttgttgttatctatgtattattgtcattttatttattttcttttgttacatcttctcacatcggactcggacttctcttgaactgaattttaatgtgcgtattgttatgcgtttacttttctacatatGCTAGAGGTATTAGGGGGGGGGGTGATacctcataaacatgtttaactccgccgcaagttgcgcctgtcccaagtcaggagcctctgacctttgtaagtcttgcatgatttcaaattttagtttcttttgtataatttggagtttagtatgacgtccattttcactgtactagtatatacattttttaagtggccagctgaaggacgcctcagggtgcggaaatttctcgctatattgaagacccattggtggccttcggctgttgtctgctctatggtcgggttgttgtcgctttgacacattccccatttccgttctcaattttactgttttcatttgatattgcGATCACCTGTTTCAaaggttattttatttatatgatgGAAATTGATGCTaatgtcgtacaagtgagaggtttagagatataaaacaaggtttaatcgaccattttctacatttcaaaatgcctgtaccaagttaggaatatgacagttgttgtatattagtttgatgtgttttatcatttgattttgccatttgattagggactttccgttttgaattttcttcggagttcagtatttttgtgattttactttacgTATCTGACgccttctttttatttttacttatattgTTATGTTTCTATTggtatgtatataaatataaaataaatcttgctaaatttaaatgtataacgCCATGACGTCATAAATAACAACCACGGAGGAAGTGCCGAATCCGAAAAGAAAAGTTTATCAGGATATTTCAAGTTATTATGTTAAATGcagacaataataaaacaagactGATAATGCAACATGCTATGAAGTTGTTAAATAAGGATATGTTCAGTCGCATGTTTAATTACTtgcaaaatacaatttaaaagtagttggaaaattacaatttaaaaatacacaGAAAAACATTGAACGTCATTTTCCtaatacatattttacaaacgtaaatagttatcaaaagtaccagcattatattttagtacgccagacgcgcgtttcgtctacataagactcattagtgacgctcatgtcaaaatatttataaagccaaacaagtacaaagttgaagagcattgaggatccaaaattccaaatatggctaaggtattctattcctgggataagaaaatccttattttttttcaaaaaattcaaaagttttgtaaacaggaaatttattgaccacattattgatattcatgtcaacaccgaagtgttgactactgagctagtgataccctcgggacaaaacgtctaccagcagtggcatcgacccagtggtgtaagtTAAAGACTTTAAATCAATCAATACGTCCTCGTCCTCGTCTACGGTCAGTATAATCTAAATAGATCCATATATAACGTATTGGCCTTTTCGAAAGTTCATAATAGATAAATGTATTAGTGGTTATTTATGTGATCAATGTTCAAAAAAACAGCTACCGTACGgcgtatttttcatataatgataaaaaaaaaaaaaaaaaaaattacaaaccaATAGCTACTATGAAAAAACCTATCAAAGGTACATACGATGGTTCGATCAGCTGAGTATAAAACAACTGCTGTAATCTGTATTAGAATGAGTATACATAGAGCAACCACatactgtaaataaaatatgataatatcATACAGTGAACATTTTGGTGCCGGTAAAATACTTTCAAGTCTGGAATGTTTATACACCATCATCTCAAAAATGTTTTCACGATTTTCAGTTTCTCAGTTTTAACACGAATGATGCAAATATGCTCACGGTCGAGGTGAATATTGTAGGCAACTAATGCAACTGATTTTTCCATCTATAATATTGACCGCTgtggatttttttctaatcataaaaaagtgattttttttacatttctttaatattaaagGCACTTAAAACAAAACCATACACATGACCTGTAAGCTAGAAGAAATGTTGTAAATACTATTGTTTACATAATATCGTATTTACAACAGctgatgttttttgttttgtttttttgtttttttttgttttgttttttattttatttttgtattttcagttttctttactttaaactATACATTTTAACGGTGAATTTGCATACTTTTACTACACGTATAATGTTTTCCTGTTCGTGTTAACAACTGGGTGTATGGTGCATTTAAAAAGACCTGAGAAAAATCTTTCCTGGATTCAGaagttccttttttttatatagtttttcctctttttttctCGAATGTACTACATCTTTCTTATTAGAGTAAacattgttgtgttttttttatacattggctagaggtatggGGAAGGgggagatctcacaaaacatgtttaaacacgCCTCGTTTTTTTCAAGTCAgctttttgtatgttttttagtttatttcttTGTATTGGGTTTTGGTATGACGTCCaatttcactgaactagtaaatatttttattttgccaacTGAGGCCCATCTccgagtgcgggaatttctcactgCGTCTAAGTCTCAATGGTGGCCTTTGACTGTtatttgctctttggtcgggttgttgactctttgacatattccccattttcattctccaTTTTACTTATGGGATAATATCATCACATCAAGCGCTATATCGGTTAATACTGTTATGATATCACGGTGAATCTTGTTGTATAAGAGAATAAATACTAATGTGTAAACAACTATGAAGCAGGAATAGACATATGTTGTATAGCTCAATAACTATCATGTATGAATAGGTCAAATGATggattataaaacatttttatgaacACCGagactgataaaaaaaaagttaaaagatttTACTTTTGGTACATTGattattagatataaaaatatcacaCAATTAACACAAGCACAAGGACAAGTTCCAGGATTTTGATAAATCAGTAGATAATTTTCAGAAAGAAGGTACGACCACCGTGTATGCTCCGTAATATAATTTAAAGATAGAATAAATAGAATAACTCGTAGAATATTGAAAGggaaaaatattcaacgagtGACCGAATAACACATCAATTAACAAATGCGCGTAGTGTTGATCGATTCCGAGTTGTGtatttttcgatttttgaattctttgattaattattctttttatttcattgataaatgacattttttatgaaattaaagtaTAGAACTATATCTTTGtctacgcattcacaatttgtttagaGCCGTCGTaatcgacgtcttgacaacgcaAATTGCAGTATGCCGTCAATGGGTGAAATATCGATATCAACCACGTTAActttacaagtttttttttgatTTCCTTGAAAAATCAATGTAACTCATTgaaaataatgtaataaaaggtATTATAAATATACCAGCTTTATAAAAATCGGAAGGATGAAATAATTGTTCAAAATACAAATGCGTCAATCGTGGCATGTTTATTGGCATCATTTTGACATCACATGTAATCTTATTTGCGCCCGTCCGCATTTAGGAACCACCAGATTTTGACCAATTTTGGTTCATTCTTTTGTTTAAACAGGCATCTATTGCGatgaataaatatacatttttgttaagggaTCAGGTGAAGCCCACGGATGCAGATTTAAATTGTTATGTCGGTGCCCTTGGGCTTTTTTCTGcttctttggttgggttgttatctcttttaCTTATTCCCCGTTTACTTTCTCAATTAACAATGCTCTGATCATATCTCCTTCTTTGCATCAAGTATACGTACCGTCATTGTTAAACGTCTCGACTTCTGATACGTCGCTGCAAATCCAAGTATTGAAATGGCGAGAATTACAGCACCAACCGTGAGAAGAAAAATTCCGCATGCGTAAACGAATTCTTTAAAATCAATATCCATAAGAGGGTCTGCATGTGTTACATTTGGCGGGTGCATGATTTCTACACCTGGGAAAACGTTGATAACTGGtaagaaaaattatattaatagtTCATGATAATGCAATTGGAAGTTCTATTCGTAAAAAGAATTTAAACAGCTTTActggtataaaaattaataatttctaaGATGAAATGTGATAacctgaaaacaaatattttttccctCCGACTACCATGTACTCGTCCTAATGTTTGGCCTTTTTATCTCCTGCGTTTCTCTGGATTCCTAAGGCAGATCACGAAGAATCTTTCTGACATAATGTAGGCTAGAATCTCAcctaacatttgtttttaaccgGGCTTTATTGTGGGTTTTTTGGGAATTTTATGGACTCCTATGCGCCACAGATTCTTTTGAATATCTATGAAATCTTAgtttaatcatatttaaattggtaaaaacaaaatgaatcaGACACAAACAAAGATGATGATAACGATATTTTGTTACATGGTAGCTCATTTTTTCCCTTCAAAATAAACGTGACAGTTAAACATGAAATGCCGTATATCACCAATAATTGACCCATTCCGACATTTTGAATCTGATATAGTGATAGCCATCCATTAGTTATTGCTTCCAGTAAGACGCAGAAAATTATAAGTTGAGTTACTATAATATCTTATTCTGTTTGACATACACATAATGCAAGAGTAAatcagaatttgtttttttcaattctgaCTTGAATACTGATGATGAGTCTATTGAAACTAATTTGAAATGTTCGATGATTTTCATTGTCTATTGTAGATGACACAAATAAAGTGAGTGGCAACATACggaatttcaaaataatgcatttatgtTTTCCATTTTGAAAGGAATTTTGTGGTTTAATTTAAAGTAGGAGTGACAAACATACAACAATGTGAGAATGCGTTACTATTTtgaagtagaaaaaaaacaacatttgcaATCGTTATTTTTTCGTTTCTCTAAGGATTTCTAACTAATTCTTGATAGACAATTTCAGCTTTTGCACttctaaaaaaaacctaaattcATATATTCTAAATTCAATCGGCTTAGTCAGTGCGttagttttgttttaacaatattcataatatattcCTTTcagtgttgtctttttttttttagatcactCACAAAAGTTATATGACGTCACTGACAAAAGTGATACTaacataaataatgaaatacaattaatctttttataatgaaaggTATATAACTTTTAAGGTATTGATGGATTCTACTTTgccaggattttttaaaatcaatcatTAAGTTGATAAAGTGCCCACATATGAAATATCACAAGTAATTGTGTAAGTTCTTAGTCATAGCCCGAGTAATTGCATAAACTTATCAAAAGGGGTAATGAGATGGATACCTGTTCATCATGtttttaggtctttccacttttctgtggaaagacctattgttttttttttattattaggtctttccacttttctgtggaaagacctattgtttttctcctgattattttttattttcttccgcctaattttgttcttgcgataaacatttgtttcgcaatatgtcgcttagatatatGGCATGTGAtctcgaacagtttatgcggttttgaaatttaccctgcatAACCGagtacttttctttgtaggagttatctcccgacacactgttttccttgtgtgcactactccttcgcaaccgtaaaagattacgacaaatttattttataaaattgctcATTATaaccttcgcatgatttgtccaaTTTTGACAAGCGCAATATAAACGCTTCATATAAGAGTTATTTCTTCTTATGCatatgatataagtgatatacattttaaactggtaaaccataagtggtAGAGACCTaagatcttttgatttgaggtccttggtttaaaaaaaaaaaaaattagttcaaGGTCAAacgtcaaggtcatattctactttttgaatttggcttattttcacttattcccaaaaaccgtataagatatcaacaaattattttttactaaattgttagatGTCGTAACCCATAAATTTTGATCCCAAGGGTACGTTGAACGTCAAAGGCAGTTTTCTCCACtttggtatttaaaaatacgtgtATGGTAATATAACTTATTAACCAAACATAATTAAGACCTTTGGCCTTCTGATTTGAGGTTTTTGGtgtatgaccttgaaattgatctcaaggtcatagcttaatttgacgttctagattttgacctttgcttttaccttatatgttacagtaaataggtgaaattaggaattacatgtatttactaaaatttaggaattacaggTAATCCCCGATGCACTTAgtaaatacaagtaattcctgaaacagtccagttattaccagtaattacttattttaaaatttatttttacacctatttactgACTGCTAAAACAATGTTGTATTATGTTCAGATCACCAAAAGTTATGTAATACTAACTAGAAGATCAGTTAGTACTCTTAAACTTTGTATTGAATGGttgatttgtattaaaaatatcttgaataaataattattgactttaaaatatttggttaaatcagagtaactttagcatgtttagtttAAATCCAAAATGGTTCAAGTTGAGCATTAACAATTTTTGACCAATTTCAGCAGACATGGAAatcagaaatgaaaaattctCCCAAAGcagtatgttttaaatttctaaaaagaaaactttgaatttgaagaatatttagacttaCTACATTTTTGTACCTTATAAAGAAAAGATAACGTTATGTAGGTTAAGAACTAGAATGAACTGTTATGTGCATTAGCttcgagatataaaaaaagatttatttttgttgttgttaaatcattaataaaaatgatatagtgaAATCATAATTCACTGTTAGCAGCCAATTTGATTCCATTTTGCTAAATTAGCTGAGAAACAAGGGTAACGAGTTGtgcacttgcaagtgaatattTGGACCTCATTGAATatgtattcatgtgaccttcaattcaaCCTCTAGCTGGAGATGGGTTGTCGATGTATTGAGCTATTCAAGTTGTAAGGTTTTTGCAGAACAAATAGGCTACTTTTGCTATTAATCTTAAAATTGTCCATGAGATATTATCTTTTGACTAGTACTGTAAGAAGTTTCTgtcaaaattgggtaaaaattcaggatggtttataaaacctaatgttttaaaaactttaactgcagagtGTATGTAATCTGGGGAAAAAactagtccatttataagttatttacaaaaaaaatcaattttggatagatatcattgtcttgcatgtatatatttacagaGTTTTAAAACCTATAAAACACCCGTTTTCCAGTTTCAATTCAAAAACATTAAAGAGTATGCACTTTTGATGTGCCTTTATTCCTACATCCTTACGTAAGCTCCCTTAAAATCACTATCACTTTACTTTCTTATTTGGTATcttgtattatgtttttaattttaaaacaaaaacatcaagttagtaaatagctgtaaaaatgacaaaaaaaatcagtgattaccagtaattactgaaacaactagtaaatacatgtaattactaaattggctagtaattacaggtatttactgaaatgtttagtTATTACGTGTAATTCcgaatttcacctatttactgtaacatatacatgataaagccatgagacttttggcaaacggtatcaaaccatttaaccttaaaaaaacaacaggaagtgaccttgtgtaaaccggaagtagctattaaTTGtactttattcatataaaagtatatagaataagatatttttggaatcagtgtcaagtataTAGTCAAATATTATCGGGAATagcatttttcaaaccggaagtaataaattatctcccttatttaaagaATATTGTATAGAACCATACATTTTTTGAATCAACGTAcaataagctatcatttgacgattgaaatgccattttaaacttaattttacacctttcatattaaaatacattgttttggtggaaagaccttcaattgttctctgaacaatttttttttttccaccTAATTTTGATCTTGCGATAAAAacttgtttcgcaatatgtcgcttagatatttggtatatgattaTGCGCTTTTCAAATTTTCCCTGCGTaaccgaatacttttctttggaggagttatctccccaaacactgttttccttgtgtcCACTTCTCCTTCGCAatcgtaaaagattacgacaaatttattttataaaatttctcgTTATATCCTTCAATTGATTTGTCTTATTTTGACAGAAGCAATAtaaacgctccatatgagagttattcccccttatgcatttgatataagtgatatgcatttctatcttataaaccataagtgatagagacctaggatcttttgatttgaggtccttggtccaaaaatatgaaaatttggtcaggtcaaaggtcaaggtcatattcgaattttgaatttggcttattttcacttatttccaaaaactgtataagatatcaacaaattatttttacttacttgttagttgcgacatgtcgttaCAAGTGCATTTTTATCGCAAGGGTACGTTGAAtgaaaagggagttttctccccttttgtatttaaaaatacacgtatggtgatataactcattaaccaaatataacaaaatataattaagacctatagtcttttgatttgaggtcctgggtttgtgaccttgaaattgatctcaaggtcataacttaatttgacgttctagattttgaccttagcttttacctcatatgtatacatgaaaaAGCCATTATACTTTTGGCAataggtatcaaaccatttaaccttaaaaaaaaaccggaaGTGACATTGAGTTAACCGGAAGTAGCAATTTGTGTACttattagtttaaaaatatatagaaccagatattattggaatcagtgtcaaattaatattttaatattatcggaagtaacatttttcaaaccggaagtaacaaattatttcccttatttaaaaaatattgtatagaaaccatatatttttgaaatcagcTATAATAAGCTAtgatttgacgattgaaatgacattttaaacttaattttacaactttcatgttttgatggaaagacctgCAATTccctgaacaattggtttttaattcaatttggttttttttcagtatataCTTTAGTCCGAATAATTTCTAAGGACATATTGATTGCATATTATAGTTTacattaatgtttttattgtacCTGTAACAATACATCTTGCGTTTGGCAAGTTTATCAACCAAATTGTTgttcttgtatattttattccaacttttttaatattgaacatttttttctttccttcaATGGTGGAATATGTTTCTCATGTTATATCAAACTTGCGGTTAGATTAAAGGTTGcttaaaaattaaccaaaaggGGTCGAATTATTGTCTTAGAAGGAAATAATATATCATcgattttaattcaattcaaacAAACTGTATGCTTGTTACTATTTAAATTCCGCTTTTGTTCTAAAGAATACTTAACATTTTATCTTAATCATAGCTTATGTCCatttaaaatatagaatttctgacttggtataggacattttaagaaaacatgatgggttgaacctggtttttgtggctagccaagcCTCGTGCGTTGATGTCAATGTTAactataacactaaaatgacgACATTAAATGACAGAACTACAGTACAGTTAAATGAAAGAACATgcaggacagagaaatacacaaataaacaacacaatAGCACATTTCGGTATGTAAAAAGTTATCAGAGGTACCAATCTtgtaatttaatacgccagacgcacgtttcgtctacataagacccatcagtgactcTCATATTAAAATACACGAAAGCCAAAGAAGatcaaatttgaagagcatagaTGATTCACAATTCCAAAAATATGACTACGGGTTTTTTTGCCTTGGATAAATAAAAACCTTAGTACTTAGAAcatttcatacttttgcaaacagtaaatttatacaaatgaccatataattgatattcatgtcaacacctaCGTGCTGACTAACCACAGAATAAAAATGAACacagattagaccgttggttttcccgtttgaatggttttacactagtaattttggggccctttatagcttgttgttcggtgtgagccaaggctccgtgttgaaggccgtactttaacctataatggtttaatttttaaattgttatttggatggagagttgtctcattggcactcacaccacatcttcctatagcTACGTTAAACCACCTAGGACAGCACATTGaacagaacaacagaaacaatcaTTGTCTTTTACCAGACTGGATCGACGCCACAAAATTGGCGTCACaggtaaatttctaaaagttgGATATAGTTCAAGATCAGGTTTGTTATTTTGGTATTTGATGAATTTTATAACAAGTAGAAGactattattatataattatgttagTAATTAGATTATCAATTGCATCTTctatcaatagatataggaagatgtggtattagtgccaatgatacaactcttcaTGCCGGTATTTCTTCTAAATCA
This is a stretch of genomic DNA from Mytilus trossulus isolate FHL-02 chromosome 6, PNRI_Mtr1.1.1.hap1, whole genome shotgun sequence. It encodes these proteins:
- the LOC134722308 gene encoding uncharacterized protein LOC134722308 — translated: MELIGVVTVIGGIVLIAGFDQMNEKIKPSFDKAKDNIRKMIKVINVFPGVEIMHPPNVTHADPLMDIDFKEFVYACGIFLLTVGAVILAISILGFAATYQKSRRLTMTYVVALCILILIQITAVVLYSADRTIANKLIYLHFFKSLDESYRGFQYQDSVGWNLVMQQVKMKQNCTVMSERSQY